The genomic window GGTGTCGGGCCAGACCTTGGTGCACCCGTTGTCGTCGGTGCAGGTGATCTTGCCGCCCTGCTCCGAGGTGAGCATGTAGAGCGTCCGGCTGCTGCTGTCGACGAGCACGGTCCCGACGCCGGGCACCGCGGCCGAGTCGATCGTGACGCCCCCCGCCTGCCCGCTGGCCGGGGCGGCGCTCGACGACGAGGTGGTCGACCCCCCGCCGGAGCCGGCCGAGGCGGTCCCGGAGGTCGAGCTGCCGCAGGCGGCCAGGAGGCCGGCCGACCCGGCCGCCACCGCGCCGAACAGGGCCGTCCGCCGGAGGTGAGTGTGCTTGTTCAACCGGTGTCTCATCGGGTCTTGGCTCCCTTTGCTCAGTTCGCCCACCGGGCGCCGATTCCCTACAGATACGGCGCGAACCCGGCCTGCGGTTCGATATCGGCGTGCCTTTCTATCTCCAACTAGAGTTGGTTATAGTACAACGAGCCGACCTGAGCAGGAGGGCTTCGACGCCATGACCGACTTCGCCGCACCCATCGAGGAGGCCGCCGGGCCCCCGCACCTCTCGGTCGTTCCCGACAGCGGCCCTATCGACCACGCCCGGGCCGAAGCCGCCGTGGCCGACCTCCTGGGCGCCCTCGGCGTCGACCTCACCGACGAGTCGCTGTCCGGGACGCCCCGGCGGGTGGCGGCGGCCTACGCCGAGCTGTTGAGCCCCCGCCCCTTCCGGCTCACCACCTTCCCCAACGACGAGGCGTACGACGAGCTGATCCTGACCCGCGACATCCCCTTCCAGTCACTGTGCGCCCACCACCTGCTTCCGTTCGCCGGGGTGGCCCACGTCGGCTACCTGCCCGGGCCCCGCCTTCTCGGCCTGTCCAAGCTGGCCCGGGTGGTCGAGCACTTCTCCCGGCGCCTGCAGGTCCAGGAGCGCCTCACCAGCCAGGTGGCGGGATGGCTCGACGAGAACCTCGGGCCCAAGGGGGTGGGTGTGGTCATGGAGGCCGAGCACACCTGCATGACCATCCGCGGGGTGCGCGCCCCGGGCAGCCGGACGGTGACCTCGGCCCTGCACGGGCTGGTGCGCGACGACCCCCGCACCCGGGCCGAGTTCCTGGCCCTCGTCGGGCGGCCCTCGTAGCTCCGGCGCCCGGACGATGACCCCCTCCACCAGTCCCGGCACCTGCCTCGAGTTCGTGAGCTACGAGCGCCGGGGTGAGCCCGGCCTCCTGCACCGGGCGGCCGAGTGGCTCGAGGACAACCCCGACGCCGAGCTGATCAGCATCGACGTCGTGCCACCCGGCCTCATGGCGCACGAGACCTTCCTGCGCATGGTCGTGGTGCAGGAGGCTCCGGAACCGGGCGCCGAGCACCCGGCGGAAGGCGACCGGCTGATCCGTCGTTAGACGACTCAGAGGACCGACGGATCAGAGGACTACAGCAGGTGGCGGATCCAGTGGGTGGCGGCGGCGCCGAGGGTCACGATGACGATGACCCCGGCGATCTCGATCACCTCTCCGATGACCACCAGCAGGAGGTCACTCAGCAGGATCCCGCCGCACACGAGCACGGCGGCCACTCCCGGGATGGTGTCGAGGCCCGAGAACGGCGGCGACAGCAGGGCCGTGAAGCTGGTGGCCACCAGTGACAGCCCGAGGAGGCGCTGGACGGGACGGCGCCGGAGCAGGCCGGCCCCGCGCGGCCGGGAGAAGCGTTCGAGGCGCCGGATCCACCGGCCGACCAGGGGGATGGCCTTGTCGGTGGCGAGGGCCCCGAGCTGGCGCTCCCGGAAGCGGCGGGGCAACCAGATGGTCGTGCGCCCGAGGACCATCTGCAGGCCGAGGAGGGCGGCGATCACCTCGAAGACGTGGCTGATCCCTCCCGTCGGCAGCGGCAGGGCGGGCACGAACATCAGCAGCAGGATCGCCACGGCAAACGACTTCTCGCCGAAGGTCCCGCCCAGGCTGCCCAGGGTCTTCGGCCCCTCGGCCCGCAGCCAGTCCTCGAGCTCGGTCGAGAAGGGCTTCGTGTCGGCGTCGGTGTCTGCTTCCCCTTCCGCTGGCGCTTCCGCCGCCACCTCCGGTGACGGGGCCGGGTCGGGTCGACCATCCGGTCGCTCGCTGCCGGGCGGGTCCATGACGCCTGATTAGCACCCCGATGATCGGAGGGGGGCCCGGCTCCCACCCCCGTCCGGCGCTAAAGCGTCGGACCGCCCCATCCGACACTCGGTCGTGGACCCGATCGGGTTGGATTCGTCGCGCGACCAGGCGCCGGGGGACGAGGCGGCGCGGGCCAGGTGTCCCCACTGCGACGCCCAGCTCGACACCGGCCTCGACTGGTGCTCCCTGTGCCTGAAGCCGGTCGGCCCCGGCGCCACCCGCCGCGCCGTGTTCCGACCGGCTGTCCCGGCGCACCCGGGCGGGCCGGGACCCCTCCACATGGAGGTCCTGTCGACCCCGCGCCCCGGCGACGGCCGCAAGGGCGTCACCATCGCCGTCTTCGTCATCCTGCTCAACGTCGTCATCCAGGGCCTGGTGCTGTCCTGGGCCGGAGGCGGGAGGGTGGCCAGCGACACGGCCATCACCGTCGCCATCTGGGCCGGCCTCGTCTTCTACGGCATCGTGGCCGTGGTGGCCCTCAAGGGCCTTTCGGAGAGCACCATCAGCCCGGTGTGGACGCGGGGCAACCCCCGCCACGCCCTGCTCATCGGCGCCTCGGTCGGGGCCGTCCTGTCGACCATCCTCGTGACGGCCCAGCGTCTGGCCGTCGGCCATCTCATCGGTGACCCGGTGGCCCGGCTGATCGTCTCGGACGGGACCCCGGTCCGGGTGATCGAGGCCATCCTCGTCATGGTCGTCGCCGCGCCGGTGGTGGAGGAGATCGTCTTCCGCGGCATCCTGCTCGAGTCGCTGCGCCACCGGGGGGAACGACTGGCCCTGGTGGTGTCGTCGGTTCTCTTCGCCGTCGCCCACCTCAACCCGGCCGAGCTCGTCTACTACACGGCCATGGGCGCCGTGCTCGGCCGTCGCTACCAGCGCCGAGGACTGCGCTGCTCGATGGCGGCCCACGCCGCCTTCAACGGCGCCCTCGTCGTCGTGGCCCTCCTCACCACTCTCGGCCCGGCCCACGCCTACAACGTCGAAGGAGCCAGCTTCCGGCTCCCGTCGGTCTGGCACCACGTCGGGGGCTACCCGACCGGGAGCTTTGCCGGACCCGGTGGATCGGGCCTCAACGTGCGGACCGAGGCTCTGCCCCCCGGTCAGGTCTTCAATCCCGGCCGGGCCGTGGCCCAGGCCGAGAGCGGCCAGGCCCCGCTTCCGGTGGGGATGACGATCACCTCGGCACAGCTGGCCACCTATCCGGCGGGAGAAGGCGTCCTCATGCAGGTCACCGTCGCCAACCAGAGCGGGGAGGTCTTCCTCATCTCCGATGGCGGCGAGCTCTGGATCCTGTCCCTGGCCGGGGAGGGAAGCCCCCGGGCGGAGGGCGACTTCACGGCGATGCTCCAGTCCCTCCGGCTGCCGGCCGGCGCTTCCCCCTCGTCGACCTGACGCCCGCGCTCTAGCGGGGCCGGCTCCCCCGCACCAGCCCGCCCGGGCGCGCCCCGGTCGGCTCACCTTCGGAGAAGGTCTGCACCCCGGCCACCCACGTGGCGGCGTAGCCGTCGACGCGCTGCACGAGACGGCGGCCGCCGGCGGGCAGGTCGAAGACCATCTCGGGCACGTGGAGCTGCAGGGCGTCGAGGTCGACGAGGTTGAGGTCGGCGCGCTTGCCGGCGGCGATGGTCCCCCGGTCGGCCAGCCCGTAGAGGGCGGCGGGCCGGCTGGTCTGCAGGGCCACGGCCTCCTCCACGCCGAGCCGCTCCCCCCGGGAGCGGTCCCGGGCCCAGTGGGTCAGCACGTAGGTGGTCATGCTCGCGTCGCAGATGAGCCCGCAGTGGGCCCCACCGTCCCCCAGGCCGAGGACCGAGCGGGGGTGGGTCATCATCTCGAGGATGGCGTCGTGGCTGCCGTCGAAGTAGTTGGCCAGCGGGGCGAACAACAGGGCCCGCCCGCCGTCCTCGAGCAGCCAGTCGAGCACGACCTCCTCGGGCCGCCTGCCCTCCCGCGCCGCAGTGGCGGAGACGCTGGTCTCCGGCGCCGGCTCGTAGTCCGGCGGGCTCCCGAGGGGGAAGATGGCGTCCCAGCGCGAGATCAGCATGCGCGCCACCGGGCTGTTGGTCGTCGGCTCCTCGGCCAGCAGCCGCTCCCGCAGCGCGGGGTCGGCCAGCCGGGCCACGCGCTCGGCCAGCGGCAGGTCGGCCACGGCCCGGTAGCTGGGATGGGTGATGAACGGGTGCAGCGAGGACTGCAGGCCGAACAGCATCCCCGTCGGGCGGTCGGCCACCTGGGGCACGACGTCGAGGCCGGAGGCGGCCATGCGGTCGGCCTCGGCCAGGGCGGTGCGGTAGGCGGTCAGGTCGGGGGGCGCCTGGGCCAGGCTGTAGGTGACCGGGCCCCCGCACCGGCGGGCCAGCTCGGCCACGAGGGCCTGGCCCTGCTCGCCGGCCACGTTGTCGGCGATCAGCTGGAACACGGCGCCGCCGCCGGCCGCCACCCCGTCGGCCAGGGCCAGCAGCTCGGACTCGGCCGCGGTCGTGCCCGGCACCAGGCCGTGGCGGGAGCTGTGCAGGAAGGTCCGGGAGGTGCTGAAGCCGGCCGCCCCGGCCGCCACCGCCTCGGCCACGACCCGGCCCATCTCCTCCACGTCGGCGGGGGTGGCGTCGTCGTGGGCCCGCTCCCCCATCACGTAGGCCCGCACGGCGGCGTGGGGCACCTGGGCCAGCACGTCGAGC from Acidimicrobiales bacterium includes these protein-coding regions:
- the folE gene encoding GTP cyclohydrolase I FolE; this encodes MTDFAAPIEEAAGPPHLSVVPDSGPIDHARAEAAVADLLGALGVDLTDESLSGTPRRVAAAYAELLSPRPFRLTTFPNDEAYDELILTRDIPFQSLCAHHLLPFAGVAHVGYLPGPRLLGLSKLARVVEHFSRRLQVQERLTSQVAGWLDENLGPKGVGVVMEAEHTCMTIRGVRAPGSRTVTSALHGLVRDDPRTRAEFLALVGRPS
- a CDS encoding exopolysaccharide biosynthesis protein produces the protein MAAEAPAEGEADTDADTKPFSTELEDWLRAEGPKTLGSLGGTFGEKSFAVAILLLMFVPALPLPTGGISHVFEVIAALLGLQMVLGRTTIWLPRRFRERQLGALATDKAIPLVGRWIRRLERFSRPRGAGLLRRRPVQRLLGLSLVATSFTALLSPPFSGLDTIPGVAAVLVCGGILLSDLLLVVIGEVIEIAGVIVIVTLGAAATHWIRHLL
- a CDS encoding CPBP family intramembrane glutamic endopeptidase gives rise to the protein MDPIGLDSSRDQAPGDEAARARCPHCDAQLDTGLDWCSLCLKPVGPGATRRAVFRPAVPAHPGGPGPLHMEVLSTPRPGDGRKGVTIAVFVILLNVVIQGLVLSWAGGGRVASDTAITVAIWAGLVFYGIVAVVALKGLSESTISPVWTRGNPRHALLIGASVGAVLSTILVTAQRLAVGHLIGDPVARLIVSDGTPVRVIEAILVMVVAAPVVEEIVFRGILLESLRHRGERLALVVSSVLFAVAHLNPAELVYYTAMGAVLGRRYQRRGLRCSMAAHAAFNGALVVVALLTTLGPAHAYNVEGASFRLPSVWHHVGGYPTGSFAGPGGSGLNVRTEALPPGQVFNPGRAVAQAESGQAPLPVGMTITSAQLATYPAGEGVLMQVTVANQSGEVFLISDGGELWILSLAGEGSPRAEGDFTAMLQSLRLPAGASPSST
- a CDS encoding amidohydrolase family protein; protein product: MHDLVIRDADIADGTGRTRFSGDVAVDDGVITAVGPVEGSGRVEVDAGGRLLAPGWVDVHTHYDGQVTWDPEVTPSSWHGVTTLVMGNCGVGFAPVRPGAEDFLIELMEGVEDIPGTALHEGLDWNWESFSQYLDALESHPRVLDVLAQVPHAAVRAYVMGERAHDDATPADVEEMGRVVAEAVAAGAAGFSTSRTFLHSSRHGLVPGTTAAESELLALADGVAAGGGAVFQLIADNVAGEQGQALVAELARRCGGPVTYSLAQAPPDLTAYRTALAEADRMAASGLDVVPQVADRPTGMLFGLQSSLHPFITHPSYRAVADLPLAERVARLADPALRERLLAEEPTTNSPVARMLISRWDAIFPLGSPPDYEPAPETSVSATAAREGRRPEEVVLDWLLEDGGRALLFAPLANYFDGSHDAILEMMTHPRSVLGLGDGGAHCGLICDASMTTYVLTHWARDRSRGERLGVEEAVALQTSRPAALYGLADRGTIAAGKRADLNLVDLDALQLHVPEMVFDLPAGGRRLVQRVDGYAATWVAGVQTFSEGEPTGARPGGLVRGSRPR